From Micromonospora rifamycinica, a single genomic window includes:
- a CDS encoding AfsR/SARP family transcriptional regulator — protein sequence MEQGRVVPVSRLVDVVWPDDPPASARALVQTYVSSLRKAFARHGFPHVIDRHPPGYRIRLDKAMVDADVFTELVNEGQELARAGDCDQAADLFHKAISLCHGPALSGLDSAPLAAAARRLDELLLIAHSERFEVELSLGRCDHLAELSSLVARHAANERLRGQLMLTLYRLGRQADALACYREGRTALVDELGVEPGRQLQMLHNAILAGDSGLLEKSAHHGARRSTSVIPAQIPPATADFTGRGRERGGLVAALRGGSPGTHVVAGPGGSGKSTLGVWVAQQVADSFPDGQLYADLGGMSDTPATPGEVLAGFLRSLGIDDAYLPESTRERTELFRSLLAGRRTLLLFDDAAGERQLRPLLPGGPGCAVLVTSRGRLAGLAGATLTELDVFTDEEARELLGRIVGDERMADAAAAARLLTACENLPLAIRVAGARLATRRNLPLAVLAERLTDDRKRLDELSAGDLAVRSSIGLSYRRLTEPGKAALRRIGFFGIPEFNAWVVGWLLAVDHAAAEALLELLVDAQLVSFTGVDSTGVLCYRLHALVRIYARERADAEESPDALREAVGRVLTGWRALIDRIAVDAPPAEVVWRRPPPVEFEIPDSLTRRVLADPTGWLHRQELVLTVGVERAGAIGLHQVVGDFVSALTAQELKGANRFEFQSRVVAAALPAAARAGEPYDEALMLFELARLRMSEDRHGEARQHFGEALSTFRTLHDVRGQAAALAGLGIACRDSGHLTEALHFLDQAAALLQALDDAGGIGYVHRVRGSVRLEQGAYPAALVDLELSLRAYERAGSRRGVAYTVRSIGIYHRVCGKYAESLRACERAAEIFDEAGDQLMRSYAVRSHATARLRMGSPDRVCVDLERALSVAKESEDRWGQAMALHVLGQFHRVAGWSDGAEICLDEAMSLWEVMRSSLWRARTEHVLSLVYRDRGDVAAADTAYARACRVFREHNSREHVELQASAAVAGAATVL from the coding sequence TTGGAACAAGGACGTGTCGTTCCGGTCAGCCGCCTTGTCGACGTGGTCTGGCCGGACGATCCGCCGGCGAGTGCCCGCGCACTGGTCCAGACGTACGTCTCGTCGCTGCGCAAGGCGTTTGCCCGTCACGGGTTCCCGCACGTCATCGACAGACATCCGCCGGGATACCGGATCCGGCTGGACAAGGCGATGGTCGACGCGGACGTCTTCACTGAACTGGTGAACGAGGGGCAGGAGCTGGCCCGGGCGGGCGATTGCGACCAGGCCGCCGACCTGTTCCACAAGGCGATCTCGCTGTGCCACGGCCCCGCCCTGTCCGGCCTGGACAGCGCCCCACTGGCCGCGGCAGCGCGGCGGCTCGACGAACTCCTACTGATTGCGCATTCGGAGCGGTTCGAGGTTGAGCTGAGCCTGGGCCGTTGCGACCATCTCGCCGAGTTGTCCAGCCTGGTCGCCCGGCACGCGGCGAACGAACGCCTGCGCGGTCAGCTGATGCTGACGCTGTACCGGCTGGGACGGCAGGCCGACGCCCTCGCCTGCTACCGGGAGGGTCGGACCGCGCTCGTAGACGAACTCGGGGTCGAGCCGGGCCGGCAGCTGCAGATGCTGCACAACGCGATCCTGGCCGGCGACAGTGGCCTGCTAGAAAAGTCCGCGCACCACGGGGCACGCCGGAGCACGTCGGTAATTCCCGCGCAGATCCCGCCGGCCACCGCCGACTTCACCGGGCGTGGGCGGGAACGGGGCGGCCTTGTCGCCGCGCTGCGCGGCGGCTCGCCCGGGACGCACGTCGTCGCCGGGCCGGGCGGCAGCGGCAAGTCCACCCTGGGCGTCTGGGTGGCGCAGCAGGTGGCCGACTCGTTCCCGGACGGTCAGCTGTACGCGGACCTCGGCGGCATGAGCGACACCCCGGCGACACCCGGCGAGGTGCTGGCGGGTTTTCTGCGGTCGCTCGGCATCGACGACGCCTACCTGCCGGAGTCCACCCGGGAGCGGACCGAGCTGTTCCGCAGTCTGCTCGCCGGGCGCCGTACGCTCCTGCTCTTCGACGACGCCGCCGGCGAGCGGCAGCTGCGACCGCTGCTGCCGGGCGGGCCGGGCTGTGCGGTCCTGGTCACCTCCCGGGGCCGCCTGGCCGGGCTGGCCGGGGCGACCCTGACCGAGCTGGACGTCTTCACCGACGAGGAGGCCCGGGAGCTGCTCGGCCGGATCGTCGGCGACGAACGGATGGCGGACGCGGCGGCGGCAGCCCGGCTGCTGACCGCCTGCGAGAACCTGCCGCTGGCCATCCGGGTCGCTGGCGCCCGGTTGGCGACCCGCCGGAACCTCCCCCTCGCGGTGCTGGCCGAACGCCTCACCGACGATCGCAAGCGCCTCGACGAGCTCTCCGCAGGCGACCTGGCCGTACGGTCCAGCATCGGGTTGAGCTACCGCCGCCTGACGGAGCCCGGCAAGGCGGCCCTGCGGCGGATAGGCTTTTTTGGCATCCCCGAGTTCAACGCCTGGGTGGTCGGCTGGCTGCTGGCGGTCGACCACGCCGCCGCCGAGGCGCTGCTGGAGCTGCTGGTGGACGCCCAACTGGTCAGCTTCACCGGCGTGGATTCCACCGGGGTCCTGTGCTATCGGCTGCATGCCTTGGTCCGCATCTACGCACGCGAACGCGCCGACGCCGAGGAGTCGCCGGACGCGCTGCGGGAGGCGGTCGGCCGGGTGCTCACCGGGTGGCGGGCACTCATCGACCGGATCGCGGTCGACGCGCCACCCGCTGAGGTCGTGTGGCGTAGGCCGCCCCCGGTGGAGTTCGAGATCCCCGACAGCCTGACCCGCCGGGTGCTCGCCGACCCGACCGGCTGGCTGCACCGGCAGGAACTCGTCCTCACGGTCGGGGTCGAACGCGCCGGGGCGATCGGACTGCACCAGGTGGTCGGTGACTTCGTTTCGGCGCTGACCGCCCAGGAGTTGAAGGGTGCGAACCGCTTCGAGTTCCAGTCCCGCGTCGTCGCGGCCGCGCTGCCGGCCGCCGCCCGAGCGGGCGAGCCGTACGACGAGGCGCTCATGCTGTTCGAACTGGCCCGACTGCGGATGTCCGAAGACCGCCACGGCGAGGCCAGGCAGCACTTCGGCGAGGCACTCAGCACCTTCCGGACGCTGCACGACGTGCGCGGGCAGGCGGCCGCGCTCGCCGGGCTCGGCATCGCCTGCCGCGACTCCGGTCACCTGACCGAGGCGCTGCACTTCCTCGACCAGGCCGCGGCCCTGCTACAGGCCCTCGATGACGCCGGCGGCATCGGTTACGTACACCGGGTCCGCGGCTCGGTACGGCTGGAACAGGGCGCCTACCCGGCCGCGCTGGTGGACTTGGAGCTGTCGCTACGGGCGTACGAACGGGCCGGCAGCCGACGCGGGGTCGCCTACACGGTGCGCAGCATCGGCATCTACCACCGGGTCTGCGGGAAGTACGCCGAGTCGTTGCGCGCCTGCGAGCGGGCCGCGGAGATATTCGACGAGGCGGGGGACCAGCTGATGCGCTCCTATGCCGTCCGGTCGCACGCCACGGCCCGGCTGCGGATGGGGTCGCCGGATCGGGTATGCGTCGATCTGGAGCGCGCCCTGTCGGTCGCCAAGGAGTCCGAGGACCGCTGGGGGCAGGCCATGGCGCTGCACGTACTCGGGCAGTTCCACCGCGTCGCGGGCTGGTCGGACGGGGCAGAGATCTGTCTGGACGAGGCGATGTCGTTGTGGGAGGTGATGCGCTCATCGCTGTGGCGGGCGCGCACCGAACACGTTCTGTCCCTGGTATACCGGGATCGCGGTGACGTCGCCGCAGCCGACACCGCCTATGCCCGCGCTTGCCGGGTGTTTCGCGAGCACAACTCGCGCGAACACGTCGAACTCCAGGCGTCCGCCGCCGTCGCAGGTGCTGCAACCGTGCTGTAA
- the cas7c gene encoding type I-C CRISPR-associated protein Cas7/Csd2 yields MSAAHLDPTRRHDAVLLFDVSDGNPNGDPDAGNQPRTDDESGQGLVTDVAIKRKIRDTVSLLRGDDPRYGIFVEAGHALNTRIEGAFAAHPPKISNKPTPAESAAAQQWLCQHYFDIRMFGAVLSTGKSGGAGQVRGPLQLTFARSIDAIVPTDHTITRVTQTRQDDIDKGERTEIGSKWTVPYGLYRAHLFYSAPRAAKTGVTSDDLAALWQAVTVMFDHDRAASRGEMKLCGLYVFSHPDAFGAAPSAALTQRITVTRTNDDKAPRAHTDYTRSIDEAGLPGGIELTKLVDLWP; encoded by the coding sequence ATGAGCGCCGCGCACCTCGACCCGACCCGCCGCCACGACGCCGTCCTGCTGTTCGACGTCAGCGACGGCAACCCCAATGGCGACCCGGACGCCGGCAACCAGCCCCGCACCGACGACGAGAGCGGACAGGGCCTGGTCACCGACGTGGCGATCAAACGCAAGATCCGCGACACCGTGTCGCTGCTGCGCGGTGACGACCCGCGCTACGGCATCTTCGTCGAAGCCGGCCACGCCCTGAACACCCGGATCGAGGGCGCCTTCGCCGCCCACCCGCCCAAGATCAGCAACAAGCCTACCCCGGCGGAGAGCGCGGCAGCCCAGCAGTGGCTCTGCCAGCACTACTTCGACATCCGCATGTTCGGCGCGGTGCTCAGCACCGGCAAGAGCGGCGGCGCCGGGCAGGTCCGCGGCCCGCTCCAGCTCACCTTCGCTCGCAGCATCGATGCGATCGTGCCCACCGACCACACCATCACCCGGGTCACCCAGACCCGCCAGGACGACATCGACAAAGGTGAGCGCACCGAGATCGGGTCCAAGTGGACCGTCCCCTACGGCCTCTACCGCGCGCACCTGTTCTACTCCGCACCCCGCGCCGCAAAGACCGGTGTCACCAGCGACGACCTCGCCGCCCTGTGGCAGGCCGTCACCGTCATGTTCGACCACGACCGGGCCGCCAGCCGCGGCGAGATGAAACTCTGCGGGCTCTACGTCTTCAGCCACCCCGACGCCTTCGGAGCCGCCCCCTCAGCCGCTCTCACCCAGCGGATCACCGTCACGCGGACCAACGACGACAAGGCACCGCGCGCCCACACCGACTACACCCGCAGCATCGACGAGGCCGGACTCCCCGGCGGCATCGAGCTGACCAAACTGGTCGACCTCTGGCCGTGA
- a CDS encoding winged helix-turn-helix domain-containing protein, producing MSARGRAKREAVRRQAAGWFAEDVSVPEIARRLRVSRTAVYGWRKRWRAGGEQALASKGPGGSRCRLDEGRLRRLADALDEGPAAHGFGVDQRWTLARVSDLIARKFHTRYTLRGTANIMYRLGWSVQVPAHRAVERDEAAIITWRRETWPAGKR from the coding sequence TTGTCTGCGCGGGGGCGGGCGAAGCGTGAGGCGGTACGGCGGCAGGCTGCCGGGTGGTTCGCCGAGGATGTGTCGGTGCCGGAGATCGCGCGGAGGCTGCGGGTGTCGCGGACCGCGGTGTACGGGTGGCGTAAGCGGTGGCGGGCCGGTGGTGAACAGGCTCTGGCGTCGAAAGGGCCTGGCGGGTCGCGGTGTCGGCTGGACGAGGGGCGGCTGCGGCGGCTGGCTGACGCCCTGGACGAGGGGCCGGCGGCGCACGGGTTCGGCGTCGATCAGCGGTGGACCCTGGCCCGGGTGTCGGACCTGATCGCCCGGAAGTTCCACACCCGGTACACGTTGCGCGGGACGGCGAACATCATGTACCGGCTGGGCTGGTCGGTGCAGGTCCCCGCGCATCGTGCGGTCGAGCGTGACGAGGCCGCGATCATCACGTGGCGGCGGGAGACGTGGCCGGCGGGAAAACGGTAG
- the cas4 gene encoding CRISPR-associated protein Cas4, which translates to MTHEHPTDSGTDLREVPLSALEHYAYCHRQTALIHVEGVWTENVETVRGDLSHTTVDLPGIHRRRGLTTIRSLPVWSHTHGLRGICDVVEFEKNTATPVEYKVGRYKPGGPAELQLGGQALCLIEAGFDVPTGYIYSVAERRRHPLPIDHDLLDRVITATTAIRRLLHTPTLPTARNDARCRRCSLREDCLPELTDGQRQTPPDLLTPRPLGQWRD; encoded by the coding sequence GTGACCCACGAGCACCCCACGGACAGCGGCACCGACCTGCGGGAGGTGCCGCTGTCCGCGCTGGAGCACTACGCCTACTGCCACCGGCAGACCGCCCTGATCCACGTCGAAGGCGTCTGGACGGAAAACGTCGAGACGGTACGCGGCGACCTCAGCCACACCACCGTCGACCTACCCGGCATCCACCGACGCCGGGGCCTCACCACCATCAGGTCACTGCCGGTATGGAGCCACACCCACGGCCTACGCGGCATCTGCGACGTCGTCGAGTTCGAGAAAAACACCGCCACACCCGTGGAGTACAAGGTCGGACGCTACAAACCCGGCGGCCCCGCCGAACTACAACTCGGCGGGCAGGCCCTCTGCCTCATCGAAGCCGGCTTCGACGTACCCACCGGATACATCTACTCCGTCGCCGAACGCCGCCGACACCCCTTACCCATCGACCACGACCTGCTCGACCGCGTCATCACCGCCACCACCGCCATCCGCCGACTGCTGCACACCCCAACGCTGCCGACAGCCCGCAACGACGCCCGCTGCCGACGATGCTCCCTACGCGAGGACTGCCTCCCCGAACTAACCGACGGCCAGCGGCAGACCCCACCCGACCTATTGACCCCACGACCATTGGGACAGTGGCGTGACTGA
- the cas8c gene encoding type I-C CRISPR-associated protein Cas8c/Csd1, with the protein MLLQRLVEFADTSMDVIPPFYSRKPVRWSLDIDANGVPQGGLVDTANTDDPNARFGKSRLVPAVTRTVGISPALAVDTGEYVFGWLSEGAKPERVAKQYAAFRALIAEWAVAESDGPAPAIAAFYRDGHADKVLPPADWSRGDLVGFWVDGVYAAKAVGALRFWAGVAGDRKGSGRTGLCLVCGRVQPLLHTMPQQIPRRWVPGATQSASLVSMNEATHGYELQKFLTHTPICADCGLKIMTALTALLSDPRHSTSLSGQNARLAWWVLGGSTFDPWAAVEQLDPSHIQKLVAGPAGGAEASLDEVSRYCSVTVGGNVARVVVRDWVEQPISRVKDDIRAWFDDHRIVDAWTGEVAAIRVSQLARVAGRFEAGRNGGPGTWTKFGASGEHRPPDLFHRLLSAALLRRPLPPKLLNHVINRIRIDGRLDPARAALIRLALRRYPTLPEHERERLTPTLNVAHKQPAYVAGRIFAVMDDLQRTVFRVADQQLNTTFAERYFGRAIDNPQVVIVSGRRNVQAWLKRLRGPLRRPGWSDAYERRLDDLFVQLDVIPGAAVLTDKAQFILGYHQQRAEMRTERLAAAANKKKTDLPPEPDDVAPTADDEGDDA; encoded by the coding sequence GTGCTGTTGCAGCGGTTGGTGGAGTTCGCCGACACCAGCATGGACGTCATCCCGCCGTTCTACTCCCGCAAGCCGGTGCGCTGGAGCCTGGACATCGACGCCAACGGCGTACCCCAGGGTGGTCTGGTCGATACGGCGAACACGGACGACCCGAATGCCCGATTCGGCAAGTCCCGGCTGGTGCCGGCGGTGACCCGGACCGTCGGGATCTCGCCCGCGCTCGCGGTCGACACGGGGGAGTACGTCTTCGGTTGGCTGTCGGAAGGAGCCAAGCCGGAACGGGTGGCCAAGCAGTACGCCGCGTTCCGCGCCCTGATCGCCGAGTGGGCGGTAGCCGAATCAGACGGGCCTGCTCCGGCCATTGCCGCCTTCTACCGCGACGGGCACGCCGACAAGGTTCTACCGCCGGCTGACTGGAGCAGGGGAGACCTGGTCGGCTTCTGGGTTGACGGGGTCTACGCGGCGAAGGCTGTCGGAGCGCTGCGTTTCTGGGCCGGGGTGGCCGGTGACCGGAAGGGCTCCGGACGCACCGGGTTGTGTCTGGTCTGCGGGCGGGTGCAGCCGCTGCTCCACACGATGCCGCAGCAGATTCCTCGGCGGTGGGTGCCCGGGGCCACCCAGAGCGCGTCGCTGGTCAGCATGAACGAGGCCACCCACGGCTACGAGTTGCAGAAGTTCCTGACCCATACCCCGATCTGCGCCGACTGCGGCCTGAAGATCATGACCGCGCTGACAGCGCTGCTGTCCGACCCGCGGCACAGCACCAGCCTGTCCGGGCAGAACGCCCGGCTCGCCTGGTGGGTGCTGGGCGGGTCGACCTTCGACCCGTGGGCGGCCGTCGAGCAGTTGGACCCCAGCCACATCCAGAAACTGGTCGCCGGACCGGCGGGCGGCGCGGAAGCCTCTCTGGACGAGGTGTCCCGGTACTGCTCGGTGACGGTGGGTGGCAACGTCGCCCGTGTCGTCGTGCGGGACTGGGTCGAGCAGCCGATCTCCCGGGTCAAGGATGACATCCGGGCCTGGTTCGACGACCACCGGATCGTGGACGCCTGGACCGGTGAGGTGGCCGCCATCAGGGTCTCCCAACTGGCCCGGGTGGCGGGTCGGTTCGAGGCCGGACGCAACGGCGGACCCGGGACGTGGACGAAGTTCGGTGCGTCCGGGGAACACCGGCCGCCTGACCTGTTCCACCGGCTGCTCAGCGCTGCGCTACTCAGGCGACCGCTACCGCCGAAGCTGCTCAACCACGTCATCAATCGCATCCGGATCGACGGCCGGCTCGACCCCGCCCGTGCGGCGTTGATCCGGCTCGCCCTGCGCCGTTACCCGACCCTGCCCGAGCATGAACGAGAGAGGCTGACGCCGACCTTGAACGTCGCCCACAAGCAGCCGGCCTACGTGGCCGGCCGCATCTTCGCGGTCATGGACGACCTGCAACGCACCGTGTTCCGGGTCGCCGACCAACAGCTGAACACCACCTTCGCCGAACGCTACTTCGGCCGCGCCATCGACAACCCGCAGGTCGTCATCGTCTCCGGCCGCCGCAACGTACAGGCGTGGCTCAAACGCCTCCGCGGCCCGCTGCGCCGGCCCGGCTGGTCGGACGCCTACGAACGACGGCTCGACGACCTGTTCGTCCAGCTCGACGTGATCCCCGGCGCCGCCGTGCTGACGGACAAGGCCCAGTTCATCCTCGGCTACCACCAGCAGCGGGCCGAGATGCGGACCGAACGACTCGCCGCAGCCGCGAACAAGAAGAAGACCGACCTTCCCCCGGAGCCCGACGACGTGGCACCGACCGCCGACGACGAAGGAGACGACGCATGA
- a CDS encoding SH3 domain-containing protein yields the protein MSQLLPAQMRVLTVVDNQLTKKDHSRLMYGEVNRLFVGHRENPVISSAKSRSMIVTAAAGVFLMVASLLASPARADSVDDRGVAVAESMTTSADIATKASTLGSPRVNSVVPFISYCATGRVQVAATSVNIRAAARTDAPILTVGNNGSQYNCIGYVLGDRYSACGVSNGNGWLMIPFGSPVQYYGFAVQACFKDV from the coding sequence TTGAGCCAGCTTCTACCTGCACAAATGCGGGTGCTTACGGTTGTTGATAATCAACTAACCAAAAAAGATCATTCTCGCCTGATGTACGGTGAAGTGAATCGCCTATTTGTCGGCCATCGGGAGAATCCTGTGATCAGTTCTGCCAAAAGTCGATCAATGATTGTCACCGCAGCGGCGGGTGTGTTCTTGATGGTAGCTAGCCTGCTGGCATCTCCAGCGCGCGCCGATTCAGTAGACGATCGCGGCGTTGCTGTAGCGGAGTCGATGACGACGTCCGCCGACATCGCCACTAAGGCCTCGACGTTGGGATCTCCGCGCGTGAATTCGGTGGTGCCATTCATCTCGTACTGCGCTACGGGCCGTGTGCAAGTCGCTGCGACCTCGGTTAATATTCGTGCCGCAGCGCGAACTGATGCGCCGATCTTAACTGTGGGAAACAACGGGAGTCAGTATAACTGCATCGGTTATGTGCTGGGAGATCGCTATTCGGCGTGCGGAGTCAGCAACGGAAATGGATGGCTCATGATCCCATTTGGGAGCCCGGTCCAATACTATGGCTTCGCGGTGCAAGCCTGCTTTAAGGATGTCTGA
- a CDS encoding FG-GAP repeat domain-containing protein: MGILLSALFVSPATLASAISVAAVEQTASPGDAPLPEYPGLPHRATVRPAAVVTTPTPCADNGSDMIVTRSQILARAYSWLDVGGVPYSQDRCYSNSHGDYRTDCSGFVSMAWGLGGPGSSFWTGNLDNRSFQIPRNSLMPGDALLRHTGNPDENHVALFVRWANSDSTQPVVIQQTGSSGTIESTWSASYAGLYTPMRYNNVRDDRSSPILARDLGSSTIVLYRWNSTGSSFSGLSTATYYSFDLGKVGERVASGDVNGDGKDDTVMAYANSDGTFTFKVFLNGTVTPANWYTSGPFSLEATVGNRLIVGDFNGDGKDEPILARDFGSSTIVLYRWYSTGSSFSGLSTATYYSFDLGKVGERVASGDVNSDGKDDTVMAYANSDGTFTFKVFLNGTVTPANWYTSGPFSLEATVGNRLIVGDFNGDGKDEPILARDFGSSTIVLYRWYSTGSSFSGLSTATYYSFDLGKVGERVASGDVNSDGKDDTVMAYANSDGTFTFKVFLNGTITPANWYTSGPFSLEATVGNRLIVGSWF; encoded by the coding sequence ATGGGGATTTTGTTGTCGGCGTTGTTCGTTAGCCCGGCCACCTTGGCATCGGCGATCAGCGTCGCGGCGGTTGAACAGACGGCATCGCCAGGTGATGCGCCGCTACCGGAGTACCCCGGCCTGCCGCATCGTGCGACCGTGCGACCTGCTGCCGTTGTTACCACGCCCACGCCCTGCGCAGACAACGGATCTGACATGATCGTGACCCGAAGCCAGATACTTGCCAGAGCCTACAGCTGGCTTGACGTCGGCGGCGTCCCTTACAGCCAGGATAGATGCTATAGCAACTCTCACGGCGATTACCGCACAGACTGCTCCGGGTTCGTCTCTATGGCATGGGGGCTCGGTGGGCCTGGAAGCTCCTTTTGGACCGGCAATCTGGATAATAGATCGTTTCAGATACCACGCAACTCTCTGATGCCGGGGGATGCACTCCTGCGGCACACCGGCAATCCGGACGAAAATCATGTTGCATTGTTCGTTCGATGGGCGAATTCCGACTCGACCCAGCCCGTTGTCATCCAGCAGACCGGCAGTTCGGGAACGATCGAAAGTACATGGTCTGCAAGCTATGCAGGCCTCTACACGCCAATGCGCTACAACAACGTACGGGATGACCGCAGTAGCCCCATCCTTGCTCGGGACCTCGGTTCGTCAACCATCGTCCTCTACCGCTGGAACTCCACCGGTTCGTCGTTCAGTGGCTTGTCCACCGCCACGTACTACTCTTTCGACCTGGGCAAGGTCGGCGAGCGGGTCGCCTCCGGAGACGTCAACGGCGACGGCAAGGACGACACTGTCATGGCCTACGCGAACAGTGACGGCACCTTCACGTTCAAGGTTTTCCTGAACGGAACCGTCACACCAGCTAACTGGTATACCTCCGGCCCGTTCAGCCTTGAGGCGACCGTCGGCAACCGCCTCATCGTCGGGGACTTCAACGGCGACGGCAAGGACGAGCCTATCCTTGCTCGGGACTTTGGTTCGTCAACCATCGTCCTCTACCGCTGGTACTCCACGGGTTCGTCGTTCAGCGGCTTGTCCACCGCCACGTACTACTCTTTCGACCTGGGCAAGGTCGGCGAGCGGGTCGCCTCCGGAGACGTCAATAGCGACGGCAAGGACGACACTGTCATGGCCTACGCGAACAGTGACGGCACCTTCACGTTCAAGGTTTTCCTGAACGGAACCGTCACACCAGCTAACTGGTATACCTCCGGCCCGTTCAGCCTTGAGGCGACCGTCGGCAACCGCCTCATCGTCGGGGACTTCAACGGCGACGGCAAGGACGAGCCTATCCTTGCTCGGGACTTTGGTTCGTCAACCATCGTCCTCTACCGCTGGTACTCCACGGGTTCGTCGTTCAGTGGCTTGTCCACCGCCACGTACTACTCTTTCGACCTGGGCAAGGTCGGCGAGCGGGTCGCCTCCGGAGACGTCAATAGCGACGGCAAGGACGACACTGTCATGGCCTACGCGAACAGTGACGGCACCTTCACGTTCAAGGTTTTCCTGAACGGGACCATCACACCGGCCAACTGGTATACCTCCGGCCCGTTCAGCCTTGAGGCGACCGTCGGCAACCGCCTCATCGTCGGATCCTGGTTCTGA
- the cas1c gene encoding type I-C CRISPR-associated endonuclease Cas1c: protein MTELLNTLYVQTPGTSLRLDGDTVRIYHPEQPGRHLLPLVRLDHLVLFSGVTPTDDLLLRCADDGRSVSWLTGSGRFRAGLIGPTHGNPLLRQAQHRAADSPERQLPIAVAIVAGKIHNARQVLLRTARDTSGPRQTALRATAELLAQRLELLTTTASTNEILGVEGIAARDYFAAMPHLLGDHTDWKASGRNKRPPTDPLNCLLSFLYGMLRVAVHGALEQVGLDPYIGFLHAVRPGKPALALDLMEEFRPLLADRLALTMLNRRELTPTDFEELPNKAYRLTDSGRKTVLAAWQQSRQRDWPHAQLGRQVPAALLPLVQARLLARHLRGDTVAYQPWTVN from the coding sequence GTGACTGAACTCCTCAACACCCTCTACGTCCAAACCCCCGGCACCAGCCTGCGCCTCGACGGCGACACCGTCCGCATCTACCACCCCGAACAACCCGGACGTCACCTGCTACCCCTCGTCCGACTCGACCACCTGGTCCTGTTCAGCGGAGTCACCCCCACCGACGACCTGCTCCTGCGCTGCGCCGACGACGGCCGCTCCGTCAGCTGGCTCACCGGCAGCGGACGATTCCGCGCCGGCCTGATCGGCCCCACCCACGGCAACCCACTGCTACGCCAAGCCCAACACCGCGCCGCCGACTCACCAGAACGCCAACTCCCCATCGCCGTCGCCATCGTCGCCGGCAAAATCCACAACGCGCGCCAAGTCCTGCTCCGCACCGCCCGCGACACCAGCGGCCCCCGACAAACCGCACTACGCGCCACCGCCGAACTCCTCGCCCAACGACTCGAACTCCTCACCACAACGGCCAGCACCAACGAAATCCTCGGCGTCGAAGGCATCGCCGCACGCGACTACTTCGCCGCCATGCCCCACCTCCTCGGCGACCACACAGACTGGAAGGCATCCGGCCGCAACAAACGACCACCCACCGACCCCCTGAACTGCCTGCTCTCCTTCCTGTACGGCATGCTGCGCGTCGCCGTTCACGGCGCACTCGAACAAGTCGGACTCGACCCCTACATCGGCTTCCTCCACGCTGTCCGACCCGGCAAACCCGCCCTCGCCCTCGACCTGATGGAAGAATTCCGCCCCCTCCTGGCCGACCGCCTCGCCCTCACCATGCTCAACAGACGTGAACTGACCCCTACCGACTTCGAAGAACTACCAAACAAGGCATACCGACTCACCGACAGCGGACGAAAGACCGTACTGGCCGCCTGGCAACAGAGCCGACAACGCGACTGGCCCCACGCCCAACTCGGCCGCCAGGTGCCTGCCGCACTGCTCCCTCTCGTACAAGCCCGACTACTCGCCCGCCACCTCCGCGGAGATACAGTCGCCTACCAGCCGTGGACGGTGAATTGA
- the cas2 gene encoding CRISPR-associated endonuclease Cas2, protein MDGELNVDLLVTYDVETVTPQGQRRLRKVAKICEAYGHRVQKSVFEVVCRDTDKVRFVAALQDAIDPTQDSIRIYHLPAHALDDVEHLGKPRPIDPRGALVI, encoded by the coding sequence GTGGACGGTGAATTGAACGTGGACCTCCTCGTCACCTACGACGTCGAGACGGTCACCCCACAAGGACAACGCCGCCTCCGCAAAGTCGCCAAGATCTGCGAGGCATACGGACACCGCGTACAGAAATCGGTCTTCGAAGTGGTCTGCCGCGACACCGACAAGGTCCGCTTCGTCGCCGCCCTCCAAGACGCCATCGACCCCACCCAGGACAGCATCCGCATCTACCACCTACCAGCCCACGCCCTCGACGACGTCGAACACCTCGGCAAACCACGACCCATCGACCCACGCGGAGCACTAGTGATCTAG